The following is a genomic window from Parabacteroides johnsonii DSM 18315.
TATATGGACAAACTGGCCGAAATAGGCGTTACCGGACGCATGAAGACCGTTGCCGACGGTTTCCATCCGGGAAGCGAAGTAGCAAACATGGCAGTACTGGGCTACGACCTCCCGACCGTCTACGAAGGACGGGGCGTGCTGGAAGCGGCCAGTATCGGATATGACCTGAAACCGGGTGAAATGGCCATGCGATGCAACTTGATCTGCGTGGAGGGCGATATCCTGAAGAACCATTCATCCGGCCATATCACCACGGAGGAAGCAGACGAGCTGATCCGCTTCCTGAATGAGCAGTTAGGGTCTGACCGCGTACATTTCCATACCGGTGTGTCTTACCGCCACCTGTTAGTAGTGAAAGGAGGCAACAAACGCCTGGATTGCACTCCCCCGCACGATGTGCCTCTCCATCCTTTCCTCCCCCTGATGATCAAACCGGAAATTCCCGAAGCACAGGAAACGGCCGATCTGCTGAATGACCTGATCCTGAAATCGCAGGAGATACTGAAAGATCACCCCGTCAACCTCCGGCGCATTGCTGTCGGCAAAGACCCGGCAAACAGCATATGGCCCTGGTCGCCAGGATATCGTCCGGCTATGCAGACCATGCAGGAAATGTATGGCTTCAAGCAAGGTTCCGTCATCTCGGCCGTCGATCTGATACGGGGCATAGGTGTTTATGCCGGCCTGAAAGTAATCGATGTGGAAGGGGCTACCGGACTTTACGATACAAACTACGAAGGGAAGGCGCGTGCCGCCCTGGAAGCACTGAAAACAAATGACTTCGTCTATCTTCATGTTGAAGCCAGCGACGAAGCCGGACACGAAGGAGATATCGATCTGAAAATCCGGACTATCGAGAATTTGGACAAACGGGCCATCGGCATCATCTTCGAAGAGTTGCAGAAATGGGATGAACCGGTAGCGATTGCCGTCCTGCCCGACCATCCGACTCCTTGTGCCATCCGCACGCATACAAACACTCCCGTCCCTTTCCTGATCTATAAGCCGGGACAGGCCCCTGACAGTGTGACACGTTTCGACGAGTTCTCTGTACTGAAAGGGAAATATGGCATTTTAGAAAAAAACGAATTTATAAAAGAATTATTATGAAATATTACAGCACGAACAAACAAGCTCCGCTTGCCTCACTGGAAGAAGCCGTCGTAAAAGGTCTTGCCGGTGACAAAGGTTTATATATGCCGGAACACATCCGGCCTTTGGACAAGGATACGATCTCCGATCTTAAAAACAAATCGTTCCATGAAATCGCCTGTACAGTAGCACGGGCTTTCTTCGGAGAAGATATAGAACCGGAAACGCTCGATGCAATCGTCCGGGACACACTGTCGTTCGAAACACCGGTCGTCCCTGTACGCGATAATATCTACAGCCTTGAACTTTTCCACGGCCCGACTTTAGCTTTCAAGGATGTAGGGGGGCGTTTCATGGCTCGTCTGTTAGGTTATTTCATCAAAAAAGAAGGATTGAAGCAGGTAAACGTATTAGTGGCCACTTCCGGTGATACGGGGAGTGCCGTTGCAAACGGCTTTCTCGGCGTACCAGGCATTCACGTGTATGTACTCTATCCGAAAGGGAAAGTGAGTCCGATCCAGGAATGCCAGTTCACTACGCTTGGACAAAACATCACAGCTCTGGAAGTAGACGGAACCTTCGACGACTGCCAGGCATTAGTCAAGTCTGCCTTTATGGACGAAGAGTTGAACCGCCACATGAAGTTGACATCCGCCAACTCCATCAATGTAGCACGTTTCCTGCCGCAATCTTTCTACTACTTCAACGCGTATGCACAATTGGACAAGATGGGTAAAGCGGACGAACTCGTTGTATCTGTTCCCAGCGGAAACTTCGGCAATATCACAGCCGGATTGTTCGCACACCGGATGGGACTGCCGATCAAACGC
Proteins encoded in this region:
- a CDS encoding cofactor-independent phosphoglycerate mutase, translating into MKSIIILGDGMADEPIEALGGKTPMQYADTPYMDKLAEIGVTGRMKTVADGFHPGSEVANMAVLGYDLPTVYEGRGVLEAASIGYDLKPGEMAMRCNLICVEGDILKNHSSGHITTEEADELIRFLNEQLGSDRVHFHTGVSYRHLLVVKGGNKRLDCTPPHDVPLHPFLPLMIKPEIPEAQETADLLNDLILKSQEILKDHPVNLRRIAVGKDPANSIWPWSPGYRPAMQTMQEMYGFKQGSVISAVDLIRGIGVYAGLKVIDVEGATGLYDTNYEGKARAALEALKTNDFVYLHVEASDEAGHEGDIDLKIRTIENLDKRAIGIIFEELQKWDEPVAIAVLPDHPTPCAIRTHTNTPVPFLIYKPGQAPDSVTRFDEFSVLKGKYGILEKNEFIKELL
- the thrC gene encoding threonine synthase — translated: MKYYSTNKQAPLASLEEAVVKGLAGDKGLYMPEHIRPLDKDTISDLKNKSFHEIACTVARAFFGEDIEPETLDAIVRDTLSFETPVVPVRDNIYSLELFHGPTLAFKDVGGRFMARLLGYFIKKEGLKQVNVLVATSGDTGSAVANGFLGVPGIHVYVLYPKGKVSPIQECQFTTLGQNITALEVDGTFDDCQALVKSAFMDEELNRHMKLTSANSINVARFLPQSFYYFNAYAQLDKMGKADELVVSVPSGNFGNITAGLFAHRMGLPIKRFVAANNRNDVFLEYLRTGVYTPRPSVPTIANAMDVGDPSNFARILDLYGKNGNPHAKIIQLVSGYRFTDEEIGATMKQVYDETSYILDPHGACGYQALIENGLAPDETGLFLETAHPAKFKETVDQILDADIEIPAKLKAFMQGEKQSVGMRKDFETFKSYLLAQ